The Microbacterium sp. W4I20 genome segment ACGAGGGGATGTTCGGCTCCGCGAGGGTCCCGTTCGCGAGCACCACCCCGGCGTACCAGAGCGTCTGCTCGCCCTCGGGACCTTCGCTGGTGAGGTCCCACCCGCCGTCCCGCGGTTCGAGGCGCGTGACCCTCGTGTCGAAGCGGAAGAGCTCGGTGAGCCCGAAGTGGTCGGCGTAGTCCTGGAAGTACTCGCGCAGAACGCGATGACCGGGGTAGTCGGCCCGCGACCGCATCGGGAACTCGGTGAACTCGGTGGTCGTGCGCGACGAGATCAGATGCGCGGACTCGTACATCGTGCTGCGGGGATTGGTGATGTCCCAGAGGCCGCCGACGCCGTGCGAGGAGTCGTAGCCGTCCACCACGATGCCGCGCTTTTGCAGGGCCCGAGCCGTGGCCAGCCCCGATGGACCAGCGCCGATCACGGCGTATCTGTTCATGCTGCTCCCTGCACGTCGCTGTGCTGAAATTCTCTGCTCGAAAAGCCCCCGCCCACCGATCGTAACCGGTGGACGGGGGCGTTCCTCGTGCGGTTCGGCCTCAGTTCTCCGGCAGGCTGTGCTGTCGTGCGGCGACGGCGTCGCGCACGGCGGCGAAGAGCGGATGCTCCGGGTCGAGGCCCGTCGTGAGCGCCGTGAACGAGTCGGCGTCCTCGGCGCGCAACAGGCGCTGCAGCTCGACCGACTGCTCGTCGTCGGTGTCGTCGAACTCCAGTGCCGCGGCGACGGCGGCGACCAGGGCATCCGACGACAGACCGCGTTCGGCGGCCATGGCGGCCGGCCCGATGAACCGCTCGTGCCGCGAGATCTTGCGCAGCGGCTGCCGCCCGACGCGCTGCACGGTGTCGATCAGGGCGGGGTTTCGGAAACGGTCGAGGATGGTCGCGCGGTAGGTCGCGAGCTCGGCGGGGTCCAGCCCGTGCTCTGCGACCAGCACGGCCGAGGTCTCCTCCAGTGCCGCCGACACGCGCGCCGCGATGTCGGGGTCCGCCAGGGCGTCCGAGATGCGCTCGACCCCGGCGCGCGCGCCGAAGTACGCCGTGGCCGCGTGCCCCGTGTTCACCGTGAAGAGCTTCCGCTCGATGAAGGGGGCGAGCTCGTCGACGAAGTGCGCTCCCGGAATCGTCGGAAGACTCCCGCCGAAGGGCCCGGACTCGATCGCCCACTCGAAGTACGGCTCCACTGTGACGTCCACGCCGCCGCCCGAAGGCTGGGCGGGCACGATCCGGTCGACGGCCGTGTTCGCGAAGACCGCGCGAGAGAGCAGCTCGCCGGCATCCGTCCCCGCCGCCGTCTCGATCTCGGCGCGGAGCAGATCCGTCGCGCCGATGGCGTTCTCGCAGGCCATCACCTGCAGGGGAGCGGCGTCGTCCGCGCGAGCAGCGAGTCCGGCGACGATCGCCGGAGCGACGAAGCGCAGCACGGTCGGTCCGACGGCGGTCGTCACGACATCGGCCGTCGCGATCTCCCGGGTGAGCGCGTCTGGGTCGGTGCGACTGTTGACCGCGCGGAATCCGGTGACGACGTGATCCACCCCGCCGGGACCCGCTTCGTGCACCGTGTACTCGTCGACGGCGTTGATCGCGTCCACGAGGGCATCGGCGACGTCGGAGAAGACGACCTCGTACCCGCCCTCGTGCAGCAGCAGGCCGACGAAGCCGCGCCCGATGTTCCCGGCACCGAAGTGGACGGCCTTCATGGCTCGCTCCCCGCCCATCACTCGTTGACGGCGGAGAGCAGCGCGAACAGCTCGTCGGGCGTCTGAGCGGCGTTGAGCTTCGCCACGTCGTCGTCATCCGAGAACAGGATCGCGATCTGCGACAGGATCTCCAGGTGCTCGTCGCCGCGACCGGCGATGCCGATCACGAACGTGGCCTGCTCGCCGGCCCAGTCCACGCCGCCGTCGTAGCGGACGACCGACAGCGCGGATCCGAGGATCGCATCCTTGGTCTCGTTCGTGCCGTGCGGGATGGCGAGGCCGTTGCCCATGAAGGTCGAGACGGTCTCCTCCCGCTGACGCATCGCGTCGACGTAGGCCGGGGTGACGGCTCCCGCGGCGACCAGGATGTCGGTCGCCTCCTGGAGCGCGGCGTCCTGAGTGCTGCTGCCGGAGTGGATGCGGACCTGGTCGAGGGTGAGAACGCTCATGGTGTTTCCTTTCTGGATGGTGAGGCGGGGCGGATGCCGTGGCACCCGCCCCGCCTGATCTGTCACGCGCGAGTGAAGGTCACGAGTCGGATTCGCGCTGCTCGCGCACCATCTCGACGACCTCTTCATACTGCGGTGCGTTCATGAAGTTGTCGACGGACACGTGCAGCGAGTTCGGCGACTTGTCCTTCGCACGATCGGTCAGCTGCTGCTGCGTGATCACGAGGTCGGCCGTGCCGTCGAGGTTCGCGATCGCCTGGTTGGTGACCGTGACGCCCTCGACGCCCGCCTTCTTGAACTTGTTGCGCAGGACGCTCGCGCCCATGGCGGACGAGCCCATGCCGGCGTCGCACGCGAACACGACGTTCGAGATGCGGCGGTCGGTGGCGACCCCACCGGCTGCGGCACCTGCTGCCGCCTTCGCTGCCAGACCGCTCAGCGCGTCGGACGACTTGCCCTTGTTCGCTTCGGTCTGAGCGACCGCTGCCGCAAAGGCATCCTCCTTCGCCAGATCCTTCTTGCGGCTCGCGCGCAGGATGATCATCGAGATGATGAAGGTGACCGCCGCCGAGAGGATCACGGACAGGACGACTCCGAGATAATCGGTGCGGAAGGTCTGCCCGAGCACGGCGATGATGCTGCCCGGTGCGGCCGGTGCGATCAGGCCGGTCCCGAAGAGCATGTTCGTGGTGACACCGGTCATGCCGCCGGCGATCAGAGCGACGATCAGCACGGGCTTCATCAGCGCGAACGGGAAGTACACCTCGTGGATGCCGCCGACGAACTGGATGACCGCCGCGCCGGGTGCCGACGCGCGCGCCGCACCGATGCCGAAGATCGTGAACGCGAGGAGCAGACCGAGGCCGGGGCCGGGGTTCGCCTCGAGCAGGAACAGGATCGACTTGCCGCTCTCCGCCGCCTGCTGCGTGCCCAGCGGTGTGAGGACACCGTGGTTGATCGCGTTGTTGAGGAAGAACACCTTCGCAGGCTCGATGAGGATGCTGGTCAGGGGAAGCAGGTTCGTCTCGATGAGCCAGTTCACGGCGGTGGACAGGACGTTCATCAAACCGTTGACGAGCCATGCGACCGGGTAGAAGCCGACCACGACCATGACGAAGCTCCAGATACCCGCGGAGAACATGTTCACGAGCATCTCGAAGCCCGCCCTGATCTTGCCGTCCCACAGCGAGTCCAGCCACTTCATCGAGTACGCCGCGAGCGGTCCCATGATCATCGCGCCGATGAACATGTGGATCTGGTTGAGCTGGTTGTCGGCGGGAAGCGTGGCGTTCACCTGCGCGATGAGGTAATCAGACCCCGCGATGGCTCCCATCACGGCGACGGCGGCGACCACACCGCCGCGGGTCTTGTAGACGATCGTGCCGCCGGTGTAGGCGATGATGATCGGCAGCAGGTAGTGGATGATCGGACCGACGAGGGTGGCGAGCTGCTCGTTCGGCGTCCAGCCCACCGGGATGAAGAACGCGGTGATGATGCCCCAGGCGATCAGTGCAGGGATGTTGGGCATGATCATTCCGGACAGGAACGTGCCGAAGCGCTGCACGCCTGTTCGGAGGCCGCCCGTCTTCTGGGCGGCTGGTGACGTCGTCGTCATGATGTCGTCTCTTTCTTGTGCGAGGGGAGGGATGCTGTGGCTTCCGCCACGGCGTGGCGAGCACCGACGGCGTCATCGGCCGCCAGTGCGATTCCGGCGAGGTTGCGGGCCTCGTCGAGGGTGCGTTCGGAGAGGGCGTGGCGCACGTCCGCGAGGGCGGACGGCGCCATGGAGAGGCTCGTCGCGCCGAGGCCGACGAGGACGACGGCGAGCAGCGGATCGGCCGCCGCCTCGCCGCAGATGCCGACCGGCTTGCCCAGGCGGGCGCCGGCGTCGCCGACCTCGCGCACCAGGCGGAGGACCGCCGGATGCCACGGGTCCTGGAGGGCGGCCACCGAGCCGAGCATCCGATCGGCGGCCATCGTGTACTGCGTGAGGTCGTTGGTGCCGATCGAGGCGAAATCGGCGTGCGCGAGCACGCGGTCGGCGAGCAGTGCGCTCGACGGCACCTCGACCATGACCCCGGCGGTCTTCAGCCCGTAGTCGCGCGCGAGAGTGGTGAAGTACACCGTCTCCTCGACGGTCGCCACCATCGGCGCCATGACCCAGAGGTCGGCATCCGTCTCGGCATCCGCCTCGGCGAGGGCGGTGAGCTGCTCGCGGAGGATGTCTTCGCTGGCGCGCAGCGCCCGGATGCCGCGGAGTCCGAGTGCGGGGTTCTCCTCGTGCGCGTCGTTGAGGAACGCCAGGGGCTTGTCGGCGCCGGCATCCAGCATTCGCACGACGACCTTCTTGCCGGGGAACGCCGCCAGGAGCTCTCGGTACGACTCGCTCTGCTGGCTCACCGTCGGCGCCTGGGCGGAGGAGAGGAACAGGAACTCCGTACGGAACAGCCCGACGCCCTCGGCCCCCCGAGCGACCGCATCGCCTGCGTCCGCGGGTTTCCCCAGGTTCGCCAGCAGTGCGACCAGCGTGCCGTCGGCGAGGGCGCCGGGTGTCAGGGGAGCCGTCTCCGAGGCGGCGCGGGCGGCCGCGCGCTGTGCGGCGCGGTCCTTCTCCTCGGTCGTCGGGTCGGTCGTGACGACACCGGCGGCGGCATCGACGATCACCGTCTGCCCGGTGGTGAGTGCCGCTGCATCGGCGACCCCGACGATCGCGACGATGCCCTTCTCGCGGGCGAGGATGGCGGTGTGCGAGGTCGGCCCGCCGTCCGAGGTGATCAGCGCGAGCACCTGGTCGAGGTCGAGCAGCGCCGTGTCGGCGGGGGCGAGGTCGCGGGCGACGAGGACGAAGGGGTGACCGGGATCCGGAACACCCGGAGCATCCGCTCCCCGCAGACGCGCGAGCACCCGCTGAGCGATGTCGTCGAGGTCGGCGGCGCGCTCGCCGAGGTATCCGCCCACCGCCTCGAGGGTGGCGCGGAAGCCCGCGAAGGCATCGTGCACGGCCCATTCGGCGGTGGCTCCGGCATCGATCCGCGAGTCCACCTCGTCCTGCAGGGTCGGGTCCTCGGCGATCATCGCCTGGGCCTCGAGCACGTCCTGCGCCGACCCTCCGGCCTTCGCGCCGCGCTCGTTCAGCTCGCGGGCGACGGTCTCGACCGCCTCGCGGGAGCGCTGGCGCTCGGCCTCCGCGCCCAGCGAGCTCGGGGTGTTCTCCGGTGCGGGCACGGGCTCCGCCATCCGGACGACCGGCCCCTGGGTGACGCCGAGACCGATCCCCACTCCGCGGAGCTCGCTCATCCGGCGGCGTCCTGGTCGTGGTCGGTCGTCAGCAGTTCGGTGAGCGTGTCCAGTACGCCCTCCGCACCGTCGCCCTCCGCGGTGAGCGTGACGTAGTCGCCGTGCTCGACGGCGAGGGCGATGACGCCCAGGATGCTGGCCGCATTCACCGGCTTGCCGGAGTCCTTCGCGATCGTGACCGGGATGCCGGATTCCTTCGCCGCCTGTGCGAAGAGCTTCGCGGGGCGGGCGTGCAGGCCGTGCGATGAGCCGATGCGGACGGTGCGAGTGGCGGTCATGGGGTTCCCTTCGGGGTGTTCCTGAGGTCGGAGAGGACGGAGCGCACGAGGGCGAGGGTGGAGGACCCGTCGCGGTCGGCGAACACATCGTCCGGGAGGACGACGACGGGCGCATGTGCGTGCCCGCGGATGGCGTCGAGCCGGTCGGCGAGGTGCGGGCCGACGAGGATCAGGTCGTGGTCGCTGCCGGAGACGGAGTGCTCCATCCCGGCGGAGGCGTCCCATTCCAGTCCGGCGTTCGTCGCCGCGTGCCGCAGCCGCTGTGCGACGAACGTGCTCGACGCGCCGGCGCCGCAGACTACGAGGATCCTCATCGATGCCACCTTCCTGAGAACAGTCTGTGAACCGGAGCCCCTCTCGCGCCAACAGGTTCCTTTCCGCCCCCGCGGAACAGCGGCTTCCGCCCATGCACGTCCGCTTGCTGACATCATGGAGATCACGCCAGGACAGTGCAGTCGCACGGGGGAAGTCGGAGGGATCATGTCGCGCCAGCGTCAGGACCAGCTCCTCTCCGTCCTGCTGCGTCAAGAGGGCTGGGCCACGGCCGGCAGCCTGGCCGACCTGCTCGGCGTCACGCCGCGCAGCATCCGCTCGTATGTCGCCGCGCTGAACGCCCGCACGGCGGGGGCCGGCGTCGTCGAATCGGGACCGGCCGGATATCGCGCAGGTCCCGGCGCTCGCGGTGCGAAGCGACTCCGGCAGACCGGCGAGTCCGCACCGCGGGATCGGCTGCACGGCCTCGTGCGCACCCTGCTCGACGTGCCGGCCGGGATCGACGTCTACGACACCGCCGACGAGCTGCACGTCAGCGAGGCGACGCTCGAAGCGGATCTCGTCCGAGTGCGCGGACTGCTCGACGGCACCGACCTCACCCTGGAGCGGGACCGCGAGACCGTGCGGCTGCGCGGGAACGAGGCTGCGCAGCGGCGTCTCCTCTCGCGGCTCGCGCACGACGAGATGGACGATGCCTCGTTCCACCCCGAGACGTTCCGCCGTGCCCTCTCCGGCAGCGCCGTCGCCTCGCATGCGGTCGGACCATTCAAGACCGCTCTCGTGCGTGAGCTGGGCGAGCTCGGCTACTACGTGAACGAACTGGCGATCGCCGACGTGCTGCTGCACATCGCCATCGCGGCAGAGCGGGTCGCCGCCGGTCATGCGCTCGAGTCCCCGGCATCCGGAGCCCGCGAGGAGATCCCCCGGGTGGGCGCGGTCATCGCGCGCCTGGCGTCCGAGCACTTCGCCGTGGTGCTGGGGGAGGGCGACAGCGGACACCTGGCCTCGCTGGTGCTCACGCGCATCGTCGCCCCCGGCGAAGACGCCACGCGCGAGGTCGCGCGCAGCGGTGTCGACCCTCTGGTGGAGGCGGCCGTGCGCGCGGAGATCGC includes the following:
- a CDS encoding mannitol-1-phosphate 5-dehydrogenase — translated: MKAVHFGAGNIGRGFVGLLLHEGGYEVVFSDVADALVDAINAVDEYTVHEAGPGGVDHVVTGFRAVNSRTDPDALTREIATADVVTTAVGPTVLRFVAPAIVAGLAARADDAAPLQVMACENAIGATDLLRAEIETAAGTDAGELLSRAVFANTAVDRIVPAQPSGGGVDVTVEPYFEWAIESGPFGGSLPTIPGAHFVDELAPFIERKLFTVNTGHAATAYFGARAGVERISDALADPDIAARVSAALEETSAVLVAEHGLDPAELATYRATILDRFRNPALIDTVQRVGRQPLRKISRHERFIGPAAMAAERGLSSDALVAAVAAALEFDDTDDEQSVELQRLLRAEDADSFTALTTGLDPEHPLFAAVRDAVAARQHSLPEN
- a CDS encoding PTS sugar transporter subunit IIA, giving the protein MSVLTLDQVRIHSGSSTQDAALQEATDILVAAGAVTPAYVDAMRQREETVSTFMGNGLAIPHGTNETKDAILGSALSVVRYDGGVDWAGEQATFVIGIAGRGDEHLEILSQIAILFSDDDDVAKLNAAQTPDELFALLSAVNE
- a CDS encoding PTS mannitol transporter subunit IICB — translated: MTTTSPAAQKTGGLRTGVQRFGTFLSGMIMPNIPALIAWGIITAFFIPVGWTPNEQLATLVGPIIHYLLPIIIAYTGGTIVYKTRGGVVAAVAVMGAIAGSDYLIAQVNATLPADNQLNQIHMFIGAMIMGPLAAYSMKWLDSLWDGKIRAGFEMLVNMFSAGIWSFVMVVVGFYPVAWLVNGLMNVLSTAVNWLIETNLLPLTSILIEPAKVFFLNNAINHGVLTPLGTQQAAESGKSILFLLEANPGPGLGLLLAFTIFGIGAARASAPGAAVIQFVGGIHEVYFPFALMKPVLIVALIAGGMTGVTTNMLFGTGLIAPAAPGSIIAVLGQTFRTDYLGVVLSVILSAAVTFIISMIILRASRKKDLAKEDAFAAAVAQTEANKGKSSDALSGLAAKAAAGAAAGGVATDRRISNVVFACDAGMGSSAMGASVLRNKFKKAGVEGVTVTNQAIANLDGTADLVITQQQLTDRAKDKSPNSLHVSVDNFMNAPQYEEVVEMVREQRESDS
- the ptsP gene encoding phosphoenolpyruvate--protein phosphotransferase, coding for MSELRGVGIGLGVTQGPVVRMAEPVPAPENTPSSLGAEAERQRSREAVETVARELNERGAKAGGSAQDVLEAQAMIAEDPTLQDEVDSRIDAGATAEWAVHDAFAGFRATLEAVGGYLGERAADLDDIAQRVLARLRGADAPGVPDPGHPFVLVARDLAPADTALLDLDQVLALITSDGGPTSHTAILAREKGIVAIVGVADAAALTTGQTVIVDAAAGVVTTDPTTEEKDRAAQRAAARAASETAPLTPGALADGTLVALLANLGKPADAGDAVARGAEGVGLFRTEFLFLSSAQAPTVSQQSESYRELLAAFPGKKVVVRMLDAGADKPLAFLNDAHEENPALGLRGIRALRASEDILREQLTALAEADAETDADLWVMAPMVATVEETVYFTTLARDYGLKTAGVMVEVPSSALLADRVLAHADFASIGTNDLTQYTMAADRMLGSVAALQDPWHPAVLRLVREVGDAGARLGKPVGICGEAAADPLLAVVLVGLGATSLSMAPSALADVRHALSERTLDEARNLAGIALAADDAVGARHAVAEATASLPSHKKETTS
- a CDS encoding HPr family phosphocarrier protein; this translates as MTATRTVRIGSSHGLHARPAKLFAQAAKESGIPVTIAKDSGKPVNAASILGVIALAVEHGDYVTLTAEGDGAEGVLDTLTELLTTDHDQDAAG
- a CDS encoding PTS sugar transporter subunit IIB — translated: MRILVVCGAGASSTFVAQRLRHAATNAGLEWDASAGMEHSVSGSDHDLILVGPHLADRLDAIRGHAHAPVVVLPDDVFADRDGSSTLALVRSVLSDLRNTPKGTP